The DNA region GGTGCGCGGCCCCGTGCCGCTGCCCACGCGCATCGAGCGCTTTGACATATTGCGCAGCCCGCATGCCAACAAGACCTCGCGCGACCAATTTGAAATCCGCACGCACTTGCGCTTGATGGACATCATCGATCCCACCGACAAGACGGTGGATGCGTTGATGAAGCTGGATCTGCCCGCGG from Burkholderiales bacterium includes:
- the rpsJ gene encoding 30S ribosomal protein S10, whose protein sequence is MQSQKIRIRLKAFDYRLIDQSALEIVETAKRTGAVVRGPVPLPTRIERFDILRSPHANKTSRDQFEIRTHLRLMDIIDPTDKTVDALMKLDLPAGVDVEIKL